A single region of the Betta splendens chromosome 12, fBetSpl5.4, whole genome shotgun sequence genome encodes:
- the LOC121202636 gene encoding NACHT, LRR and PYD domains-containing protein 1a-like, producing the protein MIDSEETSYRFSVQGPGTYQCAVTRLVFNMTQQGQLSYRIIQWDESLLQSAGKTPAGPLYSIQCSEDAVSQLHLPHCETQPELITGGLSVVHFTDDGMSILEPLLITNTHVVVDVHHFSAFWLGVGSI; encoded by the exons ATGATTGACTCTGAAGAAACTTCATACAG GTTCAGCGTCCAGGGTCCAGGGACGTACCAGTGTGCTGTCACCCGGCTGGTGTTTAACATGACTCAGCAGGGGCAGCTGTCATACAGGATCATTCAGTGGGACGAGAGCCTCCTGCAGTCAGCTGGAAAGACACCTGCAGGTCCACTTTATAGCATCCAGTGCTCTGAGGATGCTGTGTCTCAGCTGCACCTCCCTCACTGTGAAACACAACCTG AGCTCATCACTGGGGGCCTGTCtgttgttcactttactgatgaTGGAATGAGTATCCTTGAGCCGCTGCTTATAACAAACACtcatgtggttgtggatgtCCATCACTTCTCTGCCTTTTGGCTTGGTGTGGGATCTATTTAA